DNA from Polaribacter sp. NJDZ03:
GAATATAACAGCTTTATACTTCATTTTTTTTTGATAAAATTACTAATAATATCATGATTCTAGGACGAAAACGCACTAGACTTTTCTATATTTTTCAAATAATATATCATCATTAGTATATATTAAAAAGACGTAAGACCGCTAATCTAAATGACAAAAAAAAAGACATACTAAACAAGCAGAATTGTCCATAAAAAAAATAGTCTTATTCTTTTGTTTTAACCTCAAAACATAAAAAATTCGTGAATTAGTGGCTTTTTTTATGCTAAATGCATTCCACCCAACTCAAATATGCACACAACAAAACCACCACAGTTTGTCACTTCGAGTTTAGGAGAAGTCTCATAACAGTGATACCACAGCAATATTTACAAACTTTATGTGATTCCTCAATCGCTTGAAAAAAGCTCATTTCGGAATGACAAACTGTGAGTATAAACACCCAACGTCACTTCGAGTCTACGAAAAGCCTCATAACAGTGATGCTACAACAATTTACAATCTTTATGTGATTTCTCCCTACGGTCGAAAAGACAAACTGTGTGTTAAAACCATTTTTAGTAGACTACTATTGACTTTACACAAAAGAAAAATCCCTCTAAAAGAGGGATTTAAAATATTAGAAATCATAATTCTTAACACTAAAAAGGAACTATAATACTAATAATTTACTTTGCTATTTTTTATTTTCCATTTAAAAACTTAGGCTTAATTACTAACATTGCCCAAGCCCAATTCTGATTATTAGCTGCAGCTGCTTCCGTTACACCTTTTAATTCATACATACCATCATTGGCAAACATTTGCGAATACCCAAGTACTAAAGAATATCCTTTAAATTTCTTTTTGTACACTAAATCTACTTCTGTTCCTAAAGATTTTTCTCCACTTGCTAAGGCTTGCTCTCCTCTAAAATTAAGGGCTTTTACCATTAAACTAGAAGAATCATCTATAGTAAAGTTTGCACTTACATGATAATCTACCAAACCAATTGAGTTTGCGTGGTTACCCACATAAAAATAATCCATAAAACCATTAAATTTATGGTTTGTTCCATATAAAGGAAAGAATGCTCCGGTTTCTCCTGCAGCTCCATCATTACCACTAATTGCCTCAATACCTAGACCTAAACCTACTTTTGGCGCTACTTTATATGTTGCATCTAAACCTACTAAATAAGCACCTTTTACATCAACGCCACCTTGACGCTTACCTGTTTGTAAAAATGCATTTGCAGACAACCCAAAACTTCCATCTTTATACTCTAAATGCGTTCCTAAAGTTTGTAAATTACTAACTCCATCTGCTTCATTTGTAGTAGCATCAAATTCTTGAAAGCCATTATTTAATAACAATAAACTACCAGATAATTTATTCCATTTTTGCTTCATATATAACATTTGCATGGTTTTATATGAGAAATAACCGGTTGTATTATACGCAGTTCCTGCGGATTGAAAACCGGTTGGATTTGAATAATCTTGGTTAAATGCCAGTGCAAAGTCTAACATAAAATTATCTTTTTTATACTTAATTAAAGCGGCATCATGGTTTCTACCTTGTTGTGCCCAATCTAAGCCTCCTAAAATTCTTTGATCATCATAAGATAACACTTGACGACCAACTCTTGCAGATGTATTCTCTCCTAATTTAATTTCTGCCCAAGCCTGAAAAATAGCAAATGAGTTGTTTTGATCATTAGGTAAAATCTGTCTGTTTTCTCCCCAAACCATTACATCTTGTAAACTAACATATACCCAATAATTATCGGTCATATAGCTAGTATTTAACCGTACTCTTGTAGAAATTCCAAACCCTGCATCTGCTGCATCCGGAATTAAACTTCCAAATCCGTTTCTGTATTCTGTACGTGGTCTAAACTCTCCGTCTAAAGTAAGTTGTGCGTTTACAAATTGGAAACTCACTAACAATAACGCTAAAACTATGTATTGTTTTTTCATTTTTAATTCTATTTTAAGTTCTAATTTAATTTTTATTTGAGCATGCAATATAAAAAGACAAAAACATCTTTTTTATGATAAAACTCATATTATCCTGTTGAAAAATATCTTTATTTTAAACTTTTGTCTGTTGTATAAATTGATATTATTTAACGAGTACTATTTTCTGAAAACTGGTTTTTGATGCTTCACAAAGAGAACATTCATAACTTTCTGGTAGGTCTTTAAAATAAGTTTTAGGTGCAATATCTTGTGTAATATCTCCAAAAGCTTCATCATAAATTGTTAAACAATCTTTACATTGATATACTTCTAATTCGGTTGTTTCCTTTTTAGCTTCAGCCTCTTTCTCTACTTCTTTTTCACTACCTAATTGATCAAAATACAACTGACTTAATTCCATCAACAAACCAGGTAACTCTACTTTATCCACGTCTTGTACGTGCATAATATATTGCCTAGTATTTGGATCGAAATTTTTAGCATATAACAGGTTATACGTATCTCTTGTCTGAAAATTACCAATCATTTCTGGTTGCTTATTTTTTTCAACTACGATGGATGTAAAATAATAAGCGGCTTTGCTATAATCTGTAATTCCGAAGGTTAAACCATAGGTACTAATATCATTCTGATCGAAGTTAGAAACCAAGTATTTCTTTAAATTTAAGGCATCTTTATTTGCTACCGGAATGTGCCAATTTAACTCTAACATAGAATGGCGAACATTGATTCCTCGCTTCCCTAAAAACTTCTCCCAAACCAGTTTAGATTCTTTCGGAATCCCTTTCACTACAAAAGATTTCCAAGGTGTAATAGAAATTTTACCAATTTTATTTTCAGAGCACAATTCGCACATTTCCTTTAAGAAAGAAATATCGTATTTATTGTTTCTCCAATACAAGCCCAACCAATATTTATCCATACCAATTTTGTTCATTCCTTCAAAATAAGGAAAAGGATAAAAAGGCACTTCTAAAGGTTTATCAACTGTTCTATTATTGGTGTCAATGGCATCACTTACCAAATCAAAAATCATTTCTATGGTTTCTGGTTCTTCTTGTAAGATATTTTCTATGGCAGTTTCAATCTTATCTAAATCCCAACTATAAATTAAAGCAGGATACATTTGTGTTTTTTTCCAATCTGGAAGCCTCACATACAAATACCAATAATCTTCATGCTCTGAAGCAATAAAATTAATATTCCCTGTAAACAAAGGAACTAAACGTTGTTTTGGATCCGTTAAATTGATTTTCAATTTCGATTTTGATCGAAACTGTTCTAATAAATACAAGTATCGATCTCCTGTTAACCAAGAAGTACTCGGAAAAATATCTGCACAAACATAAGACGATACAATGTTTTCTACACCAGTTTCATCGGCTTCTACTAATTCTAATTTATCAAATTGAGCCAGCTCTTCTTGATTTATTTTTTTTGGTAATAAAATATCTTGTCGAGACCCAAAAGAAATTGTTTTCTGACCTAAACTTTCTACGGATTCGCAGATATATTTTAGTTCTCCTGGAGATAAAAC
Protein-coding regions in this window:
- a CDS encoding alginate export family protein, with product MKKQYIVLALLLVSFQFVNAQLTLDGEFRPRTEYRNGFGSLIPDAADAGFGISTRVRLNTSYMTDNYWVYVSLQDVMVWGENRQILPNDQNNSFAIFQAWAEIKLGENTSARVGRQVLSYDDQRILGGLDWAQQGRNHDAALIKYKKDNFMLDFALAFNQDYSNPTGFQSAGTAYNTTGYFSYKTMQMLYMKQKWNKLSGSLLLLNNGFQEFDATTNEADGVSNLQTLGTHLEYKDGSFGLSANAFLQTGKRQGGVDVKGAYLVGLDATYKVAPKVGLGLGIEAISGNDGAAGETGAFFPLYGTNHKFNGFMDYFYVGNHANSIGLVDYHVSANFTIDDSSSLMVKALNFRGEQALASGEKSLGTEVDLVYKKKFKGYSLVLGYSQMFANDGMYELKGVTEAAAANNQNWAWAMLVIKPKFLNGK
- a CDS encoding rubredoxin: MSKQLNRLIVRGGVLSPGELKYICESVESLGQKTISFGSRQDILLPKKINQEELAQFDKLELVEADETGVENIVSSYVCADIFPSTSWLTGDRYLYLLEQFRSKSKLKINLTDPKQRLVPLFTGNINFIASEHEDYWYLYVRLPDWKKTQMYPALIYSWDLDKIETAIENILQEEPETIEMIFDLVSDAIDTNNRTVDKPLEVPFYPFPYFEGMNKIGMDKYWLGLYWRNNKYDISFLKEMCELCSENKIGKISITPWKSFVVKGIPKESKLVWEKFLGKRGINVRHSMLELNWHIPVANKDALNLKKYLVSNFDQNDISTYGLTFGITDYSKAAYYFTSIVVEKNKQPEMIGNFQTRDTYNLLYAKNFDPNTRQYIMHVQDVDKVELPGLLMELSQLYFDQLGSEKEVEKEAEAKKETTELEVYQCKDCLTIYDEAFGDITQDIAPKTYFKDLPESYECSLCEASKTSFQKIVLVK